From a single Couchioplanes caeruleus genomic region:
- a CDS encoding ISL3 family transposase: MCDTTVEQLLPHLGSLKIERVERWDLGLRLWASVRASSATCLSCGTASERVHGRYWRELADVPIAGAAARIWLRVRRFVCGNAGCAVRTFAEQVDGLTRRRLRSTDGLRQTFTQIGLALAGRAGARLAAILGMVTSRSTLLRLVRGLPNPPASPVTVLGVDDFAIRRGQNYGTVLIDCQDGRVVDLLPGRDAAPLAQWLTEHAKPQVICRDRASAYAEGARTGAPDAVQVADRFHLWQNLAKAVERCVARHKDCLREPVTTPPGDLPAAEVPEPRGAMAQRRREHHQLVHDLLAEGAGIRQIARHLGWGRHTVQRYARAATWQQMLVGQKPRPSSLDPFKPHLLRRISEGCRKATVLHREVAAQGFTGGYGIVRAFVEQYRARPDLSTVVKPPSVREVTGWICRHPDHLVERDSDRLRALLDRCPKLGTAAGLVRSFAGMLTNLRGTQLDAWITAAQQAALPGLTGFATGLTNDLDAVTAGLTLPHSSGPVEGNVNKIKMIKRQMYGRAGFDLLRKRVLLAG, encoded by the coding sequence CTGTGTGACACGACGGTCGAGCAGCTTCTGCCGCACCTCGGCTCCCTCAAGATCGAGAGGGTTGAGCGCTGGGATCTCGGTCTGCGGCTGTGGGCCAGCGTCCGAGCCTCCTCGGCGACCTGCCTGTCCTGCGGCACCGCGTCCGAGCGGGTGCACGGACGTTATTGGCGTGAACTGGCCGATGTCCCGATCGCCGGGGCAGCCGCCCGGATCTGGCTGCGGGTCCGCCGGTTCGTCTGCGGAAATGCTGGCTGTGCAGTGCGGACGTTCGCCGAGCAGGTCGACGGGCTGACTCGCCGTCGGCTGCGTAGCACGGACGGCCTGCGACAGACATTCACGCAAATCGGCTTGGCTCTCGCCGGCCGGGCCGGGGCTCGGCTCGCCGCGATTCTGGGGATGGTCACCAGCCGCAGCACCCTGTTACGACTGGTACGAGGCCTGCCAAATCCACCGGCGTCGCCGGTGACGGTGCTGGGCGTCGATGATTTCGCGATCAGACGAGGTCAGAACTACGGCACCGTCCTGATCGACTGCCAGGACGGGCGGGTCGTCGACCTGCTGCCGGGCCGGGACGCCGCCCCGCTCGCCCAGTGGCTCACCGAACACGCAAAGCCGCAGGTAATCTGCCGGGACCGGGCCAGCGCCTATGCCGAAGGAGCTCGCACCGGCGCCCCGGACGCCGTGCAGGTCGCAGACCGATTCCATCTTTGGCAGAACCTCGCCAAGGCCGTCGAGCGGTGCGTCGCCCGACACAAGGACTGCCTGCGGGAACCCGTCACCACACCGCCCGGCGATCTGCCCGCTGCTGAGGTGCCGGAACCCCGCGGAGCGATGGCGCAGCGCCGCCGCGAGCACCACCAACTCGTTCACGACCTGCTCGCCGAGGGCGCCGGGATTCGCCAGATCGCCCGGCACCTGGGCTGGGGCCGGCACACCGTCCAGCGCTACGCCCGCGCCGCTACCTGGCAACAGATGCTCGTCGGGCAGAAACCACGCCCGAGCAGCCTCGACCCGTTCAAGCCGCACCTTCTCCGGCGCATCAGCGAAGGCTGTCGCAAAGCCACCGTCCTGCACCGCGAGGTCGCCGCGCAGGGCTTCACCGGCGGCTACGGCATCGTCCGTGCTTTCGTCGAGCAGTACCGCGCCCGCCCGGATCTGAGCACGGTGGTCAAACCGCCGTCGGTCCGCGAAGTGACCGGCTGGATCTGCCGCCACCCCGATCACCTTGTCGAGCGGGACAGCGACCGGCTTCGAGCCCTTCTGGATCGCTGCCCAAAACTGGGTACCGCAGCCGGCCTCGTGCGCTCGTTCGCCGGCATGCTGACCAACCTGCGCGGCACCCAACTCGACGCCTGGATTACCGCCGCCCAGCAGGCAGCACTGCCCGGCCTCACGGGTTTCGCTACCGGCCTGACCAACGACCTCGACGCCGTCACGGCCGGCCTGACCCTGCCCCACAGCTCCGGTCCTGTCGAAGGCAACGTCAACAAAATCAAGATGATCAAGCGGCAGATGTACGGCCGTGCTGGATTCGACCTGCTACGCAAGCGCGTCCTACTGGCCGGATGA